A region of Necator americanus strain Aroian chromosome I, whole genome shotgun sequence DNA encodes the following proteins:
- a CDS encoding hypothetical protein (NECATOR_CHRI.G3499.T2), with the protein MSKIPGQHVVIVGIEANAKMGLEQQSDVLGKWYYPAERTSDNGDRLVDLCEQMGLIIASTFKRNHRRHQLTWQGSTLLTPEEQRKRKMRTLNSSTAFWR; encoded by the coding sequence atgtctaaaataccaggCCAGCatgtggtcattgtcggaatcgaagcaaatgcgaagatgggactcgaacagcaatccgatgtgctaggaaaatggtattatccagcggagcgcacgtcggacaacggtgaccgtctggtcgacttgtgcgaacagatgggcctcatcatcgcttccacgtttaagaggaatcatcgacgccatcagctcacgtggcaggggtcaacccttttaacgcctgaagagcagcgcaagcggaagatgaggacacTTAACAGCTCGACTGCGTTCTGGCGATGA
- a CDS encoding hypothetical protein (NECATOR_CHRI.G3500.T1), which produces MQETKSTYNSVCVARSAGDFNQEKRLRRRLRRQLQQHRDNEWTSRAMEFEKAWEDRNPWKGYALLKQYSGKTKRCSPVLNTANGVAVGEATLLFLKEHFKTLLNHRQHRQLLNSNVHRQTYAVNEGPPIESEVLVCIQKMKNGKSGGDDGISAGMLKYLPPSGIRDMTKIIRSIWIDERIPDSWRYAIIIPLYKKLSVTDPRNYRGISLLRVMYKVLERIILDRLIKHREETTRDEQAGFRPGRSTIDQVFIVRRVIEIWQRYSKPMQLAFLDFEAAFDSPHRGRLLSALRADGVPGKFVRLFDDMNQRTTAAVRTPANNNRMYNTV; this is translated from the coding sequence ATgcaagaaacaaaatccacgtacaattctgtatgtgtcgcgcgcagcgctggtgacttcaaccaggaaaagcgtctaaGAAGGAGGCTGCgccgtcaactgcaacaacaccgcgataacgagtggacgtcaagagcgatggagtttgagaaggcgtgggaggacaggaacccatGGAAAGGctacgctctactaaaacagtatagcggcaaaacgaaaagatgttcccctgtcctcaacactgccaatggggtagctgtcggtgaagcaacccttctttttttgaaggaacacttcaaaacCTTGCTGAACCACCGtcagcaccgtcagctcctgaactcgaatgTTCATAGACAGAcgtatgcggttaacgaggggCCACCGATCGAGTCGGAGGTcttggtctgtattcaaaaaatgaagaatgggaaatctggtggagacgacgggattagcgcaggaatgctaaaatatcttcctccgtctgggatccGTGacatgacaaagatcatccgttcaatatggatagacgaaaggatacctgattcgtggagatacgctattataattcccctctacaagaagttatccgtcacggaccccaggaattatcgaggaatctctttgctgcgtgttatgtacaaggtattggaacgcattatcctggaccgactcattaaacatcgcgaagaaacaacgcgcgacgagcaagctggctttcgtcctggccgatctacgattgaccaggtgtttatcgtcaggagagtgatcgaaatctggcagcggtattcgaagccaatgcaactagcgtttctggactttgaagccgcgttcgactctcctcaccgaggccgtcttctcagtgcgcttcgcgccgatggagtaccaggaaagttcgttcgcttgtttgatgacatgaatcaacgaacaactgctgcagttcgaacaccagccaaCAACAAcaggatgtacaacaccgtttga
- a CDS encoding hypothetical protein (NECATOR_CHRI.G3501.T2) — MAGPFLFNFAIDDIMRRTVDQCPADIVLAPSGCPLTGLEYADDVVIFAESSTKLQHVVNLGSKLAAAYGLRLRPDKCRQMWISLRPRTEIRATSAFNSLTNGQPHHQRSQAASLPIRNSSHHDVRIGDLGSTINGYGEDEDPYAELDVVYRRMTSGRYQHLAPPSKVAKVNRLRFFGHVLGRPADRLVQRVLGSLPGSSWKNPPGRKRNFWTKVVKEDLRTLLKSAPNTVVAAQRFRFPAFVLFESRDFLALKFERFVLVD, encoded by the exons atggcaggacccttcctgttcaatttcgccattgacgacattatgcgaagaacagtcgaccagtgtcctgccgacattgtcttagcaccatcagggtgccccttgactggcctcgagtacgccgacgatgtcgttatattcgcggaaagcagtacgaaacttcaacatgttgtcaaccttgggtcgaagctggctgcagcctatggactacgtctacgccctgataaatgcaggcagatgtggatctctttgaGACCCCGAACGGAAATCAGG gccacttctgcatttaactccttaacgaatgGTCaaccccatcaccaacgaagtcaagctgcgagtctacctatccgcaattcctcccatcatgatgtacggatcggagacttgggcagcactatcaacggttatggagaggatgAAGATCCTTACGCAGAacttgatgtggtataccggcggatgacaagTGGAAGAtaccaacatcttgcaccgccatcgaaagtggctaaagtaaatcgtcttcgcttctttggtcatgtATTAgggagaccagcagatcgccttgttcaacgagttctgggGAGTTTGCCGGGTTCGAGTTGGAAGAatccacctggccgaaaacggaattTCTGGACtaaggtggtgaaagaggacctgaggacactcttGAAGTCGGCGCCAAATACTGTAGTAGCGGCGCAACGTTTCCGTTTTCcagcttttgttttgtttgaaagTCGAGATTTCTTAGCACTCAAATTCGAAAGGTTTGTACTCGTAGACTGA
- a CDS encoding hypothetical protein (NECATOR_CHRI.G3501.T1): MAGPFLFNFAIDDIMRRTVDQCPADIVLAPSGCPLTGLEYADDVVIFAESSTKLQHVVNLGSKLAAAYGLRLRPDKCRQMWISLRPRTEIRVGGQPIELVDEFCYLCCTLKNNGSYDRCSTKMR, encoded by the coding sequence atggcaggacccttcctgttcaatttcgccattgacgacattatgcgaagaacagtcgaccagtgtcctgccgacattgtcttagcaccatcagggtgccccttgactggcctcgagtacgccgacgatgtcgttatattcgcggaaagcagtacgaaacttcaacatgttgtcaaccttgggtcgaagctggctgcagcctatggactacgtctacgccctgataaatgcaggcagatgtggatctctttgaGACCCCGAACGGAAATCAGGGTGggcggacaaccgatagaactcgtcgatgagttctgttacctgtgctgtacgctgaagaataACGGCAGCTACGACAGATGTTcaacaaagatgcgctaa
- a CDS encoding hypothetical protein (NECATOR_CHRI.G3502.T1) — protein sequence MIPAERRFMTSGLVTFVQGLVGKKVFAELRAGVIAIGILIDCDHYLNLRIRNAIILRARKAERFEEFFVSGRHLRHWDKGYDEDYCQGSVSNKSSKLKKVD from the exons ATGATACCTGCAGAACGACGTTTTATGACTAGTGGCCTTGTCACCTTTGTTCAGGGTCTGGTGGGGAAGAAAGTGTTTGCGGAGCTTCGAGCCGGTGTAATTGCAATTG GCATACTCATTGACTGCGATCATTATCTAAATTTGCGGATTCGTAATGCCATAATACTTCGTGCACGAAAAGCAGAGCGTTTCGAggagttttttgtttctggacGGCATTTGAG ACACTGGGACAAAGGTTATGATGAAGACTACTGTCAGGGCTCCGTTTCCAATAAGTCATctaaactgaaaaaagtcGATTAA